The Gemmatimonadales bacterium genome includes a window with the following:
- the rpsD gene encoding 30S ribosomal protein S4: MNLRGPKGKIARALGIPLSPKTAKVLAARPERPGQHGAAPQRKVSEYKRQLMEKQRLRAQYNLSERQLENAFAEASRLPGNTGERLLQLLELRLDAVVLRSGFARTIFAARQLVAHGHVTVNGRISKAPGRRLAPGAVVGLRERSKDIVPVVAALEARPVVPTYLDVQGAARKSTVRALPVRDQIPVLCEPALVVEFYSR; the protein is encoded by the coding sequence GTGAATCTTCGTGGTCCGAAGGGTAAGATCGCCCGGGCGCTGGGCATTCCGTTGTCCCCCAAAACGGCCAAGGTCCTGGCGGCCCGGCCCGAGCGGCCCGGCCAGCACGGCGCGGCCCCGCAGCGCAAAGTTTCCGAGTACAAGCGGCAGCTGATGGAAAAGCAGCGGCTCCGCGCGCAGTACAACCTGAGTGAGCGGCAGCTGGAAAACGCCTTTGCCGAAGCCTCCCGCTTGCCGGGCAACACGGGTGAGCGGCTGTTGCAGCTGCTCGAGCTCCGGCTCGACGCCGTGGTGCTCCGTTCCGGGTTTGCCCGGACCATCTTTGCCGCCCGTCAGCTGGTGGCGCATGGTCACGTCACGGTCAACGGCCGGATCAGCAAGGCGCCGGGGCGTCGTTTGGCGCCGGGGGCCGTGGTCGGCCTGCGTGAGCGCAGCAAGGACATCGTGCCGGTCGTGGCGGCGCTCGAGGCGCGGCCCGTTGTGCCCACCTACCTCGACGTCCAGGGCGCGGCGCGGAAGTCGACTGTGCGTGCCTTGCCGGTGCGCGATCAGATTCCGGTGCTCTGTGAGCCGGCGCTGGTGGTCGAGTTTTACTCGCGCTAA
- a CDS encoding PD40 domain-containing protein, with protein MWYSLMLVRPGRVARRFLITLLAGALLAACGEDGAGPGQPPVVASVQVQPGQGTVTVGDELPFTVRALDAGGREITGRLVAWSSSAPAVATVTAAGVVTALSAGTADIRAAVDGVTGASELTVAEAAVAAVTLDVSDLHLWPGETRRLQAAAKDAAGRLLQGRAAAWSSASPAVATVGPDGRVLAVGPGQGEIRVVIEGIEAVARVTVSRRPVAFIAITPLTPVLTLGEGVQLTAVTKDATGQPLEERIVEWSVDNGNATISDDGLLTAVREGYVTVTARSEGVAASMGATIVDDAEYEHDLLYHRVTAAGSSELFVLTLGTGLAPLRLNAGSVSHAPTSSPDGRRVAFAVSMRELGTGLPVDDIFVIDRIGGLNLRRLTATAGIDDQPVWSPAGGKIAYRRAAGDGRSDIWVMNEDGSAPANLTADMDAAAVRSAPAWTRDGTRLAYSQIHNGPAGTTASIWVMNADGSSKTQLTSTLTGFDASPTWSPDGTRIAFVRYYGAEADITILRLSDGSLTRIPLEGRQTTPAWSPDGWLIAFGQNVRGIDELFTMQVNGTNVRLRTSDRSWGGGLAPAWIRRF; from the coding sequence ATGTGGTACAGTCTGATGCTGGTTCGGCCGGGCCGCGTGGCCCGGCGTTTTCTGATCACCCTGCTTGCCGGCGCGCTCCTGGCGGCGTGCGGCGAGGATGGGGCGGGGCCGGGGCAGCCTCCGGTGGTGGCCAGCGTGCAGGTGCAGCCTGGCCAAGGCACGGTGACCGTCGGCGACGAACTACCGTTTACCGTGCGCGCGCTCGACGCCGGCGGGCGCGAAATCACAGGGCGGCTGGTCGCCTGGTCCTCCAGCGCACCTGCCGTGGCAACGGTTACGGCAGCAGGAGTCGTCACCGCATTGAGCGCGGGCACGGCTGACATTCGCGCCGCAGTCGACGGGGTAACGGGGGCAAGCGAGCTGACGGTGGCCGAAGCTGCGGTGGCTGCGGTGACGCTCGATGTGTCCGATCTGCATCTCTGGCCGGGCGAAACCCGCCGGCTTCAGGCGGCGGCAAAGGATGCGGCCGGGCGCCTCTTGCAGGGTCGTGCTGCGGCCTGGAGCAGCGCGAGTCCTGCCGTCGCGACGGTAGGTCCGGACGGCCGCGTTCTGGCGGTGGGGCCGGGGCAGGGTGAAATCCGGGTCGTCATTGAAGGCATCGAGGCCGTGGCCCGCGTCACGGTGAGCCGCCGACCCGTGGCCTTCATCGCGATCACGCCTTTGACGCCGGTCCTGACTCTTGGGGAAGGCGTTCAGTTGACGGCCGTGACCAAGGACGCGACCGGTCAGCCGTTGGAGGAGCGGATTGTCGAGTGGTCGGTCGACAACGGCAATGCGACGATTTCCGATGACGGTCTGCTGACCGCCGTGCGTGAGGGATATGTCACCGTTACCGCGCGAAGCGAGGGTGTTGCGGCATCGATGGGTGCCACGATTGTCGATGACGCGGAGTACGAACACGATCTGCTTTATCATCGGGTGACTGCGGCAGGTTCGTCCGAGCTGTTCGTTCTCACGCTCGGCACCGGGCTCGCTCCGTTGCGGCTCAACGCCGGATCGGTGTCGCATGCGCCGACGTCCTCTCCTGACGGGCGACGGGTGGCGTTTGCCGTCTCGATGCGCGAACTCGGCACGGGCTTGCCGGTCGACGACATCTTTGTGATCGATCGGATCGGTGGTCTCAACCTTCGACGGTTGACCGCCACCGCTGGGATCGACGATCAGCCGGTCTGGTCGCCGGCCGGGGGGAAGATTGCCTATCGTCGGGCAGCCGGTGACGGTCGCTCCGACATCTGGGTGATGAACGAGGACGGGAGCGCGCCGGCCAACCTCACCGCCGACATGGATGCAGCCGCGGTCCGCAGCGCACCGGCGTGGACTCGGGATGGAACCCGCCTCGCCTACAGTCAGATTCACAACGGCCCGGCGGGTACGACGGCTTCTATCTGGGTCATGAATGCCGACGGTTCCAGCAAAACTCAGCTCACGAGCACGTTAACCGGATTCGATGCATCGCCAACCTGGTCACCTGACGGAACCCGGATCGCGTTCGTTCGTTATTACGGCGCCGAGGCGGACATCACGATCCTCCGTCTGAGTGACGGTAGTCTGACCCGGATTCCGCTCGAGGGTCGACAAACGACGCCAGCCTGGTCGCCGGACGGCTGGTTGATTGCCTTCGGGCAAAACGTTCGCGGGATCGACGAGCTGTTCACGATGCAGGTGAACGGAACCAACGTACGCCTGCGGACCTCGGATCGAAGCTGGGGCGGCGGTCTGGCGCCGGCATGGATCCGTCGCTTCTGA
- a CDS encoding NADP-dependent oxidoreductase, whose translation MKAAVVTGYGGPEAIRLVSPPDPLPGAGELLVRVHAASLNPLDLKLRSGALRRAMPLRFPAILGFDFAGVVEGVGLGTAGWSTGDPVYGRVDARRGGMHAERAVVPASVVDRIPNGLSFEGAASLPLAALTALQAIDLIGPRAGDRILVCGVAGGVGSVAAQLGRTSGADVIGAFRGRPAELGLRLGIRGVGLVEGDALRGEGPFDGVVDTVFGAPTALVRSLLASEGRYVTTGFAPGLLLQQCRRLWSRQRFRFVRSSPSGSLMRRLSALVASGQVRPVVDTVFDLADVQAAHARLDRGGVVGKVVLAMR comes from the coding sequence GTGAAGGCGGCAGTGGTGACGGGGTACGGTGGTCCGGAGGCGATCAGGCTGGTCTCGCCTCCGGATCCGCTGCCTGGTGCAGGGGAACTGCTGGTGCGAGTTCACGCGGCGAGCCTCAATCCGCTGGATCTCAAGCTGCGCAGCGGGGCGTTGCGTCGTGCGATGCCCCTCCGCTTTCCGGCGATTCTGGGGTTCGACTTTGCCGGGGTCGTCGAAGGCGTCGGGCTGGGCACAGCCGGGTGGTCGACCGGTGATCCGGTATATGGCCGGGTCGACGCTCGTCGCGGTGGCATGCACGCCGAGCGAGCTGTCGTTCCCGCGTCGGTGGTCGACCGGATTCCGAACGGCCTTTCGTTCGAGGGTGCGGCGAGCCTGCCGCTGGCGGCCCTGACAGCTCTGCAGGCAATCGACCTCATCGGTCCACGGGCCGGCGATCGAATCCTGGTCTGCGGCGTGGCAGGCGGGGTTGGGTCGGTCGCCGCGCAGCTCGGCCGCACCTCGGGTGCGGATGTGATTGGCGCATTTCGTGGAAGGCCTGCCGAGCTGGGTCTGCGTCTCGGGATCCGCGGCGTCGGCCTGGTCGAGGGCGACGCGCTTCGGGGCGAGGGCCCGTTCGACGGCGTGGTCGACACGGTCTTCGGCGCCCCGACGGCGCTGGTGCGGTCGCTGCTGGCGAGCGAGGGTCGGTACGTCACGACCGGGTTCGCGCCGGGCCTGTTGCTCCAGCAGTGCCGGCGGCTCTGGTCGCGGCAGCGTTTTCGCTTTGTCCGCAGCAGCCCGAGCGGATCGCTGATGCGACGCCTCTCGGCGCTCGTCGCCTCGGGGCAGGTCCGGCCGGTCGTGGATACCGTGTTCGATCTGGCGGATGTTCAGGCGGCCCATGCGCGGCTCGATCGGGGCGGGGTGGTGGGGAAGGTCGTGCTGGCCATGAGGTGA
- a CDS encoding M1 family metallopeptidase — translation MSPTILSLALVLQAPATQPDPPGYWQQSVSYAIDASLDEAAGMLRGSQRVVYRNRSPDTLSTLSFHLHLNAFRPNSRWAQADLAEQRRRFSDLRDPDFGMNQVRNVRIMGQPVSPLYPFAPDSTIVRFALPSYLPPGDSLVAELDWIARPSTMPRRQGRRGRAFDFAQWYPKVVVYDKYGWQEQPLLPAGEFYGEFGDFTVALDLPEDQVVGATGVPMCGDPGWERANRNPARAVEYQRDHYPDALAVLAPDACASRAPGRKTVVWRAEQVHHFAVSMRPDFLYEGGRYGPIAVHVLYQPGDEATWGGGLVVQRTEATMAWLDRIFGAYPWPQMTNVHRLEGGGTEFPMMMGNGNPSLGLILHEAGHNYVMGVLANNEWREGFLDEGFTSYQTTRYFLEQGDSARYHAAELRILGLDLDGRSQPVSYPSHAYRDFATYNAMIYARGELFFHRLHALVGAETMGRILRTYYARWKLRHVDEAAFRQVAEEVSGRNLSSFFGQWLHGNVRYDYAIRKVRSNRTTDGRWITRVQLERREDGVLPVEVLVRTPTDRARARAEGYATRETVTLLTEGRPVEVVLDPDGVTHDWNMLNNRQRRGLLGWYRAPKSAYSIDRLVSTPVYRDRRATTLLPTVWYNDAGGVTAGFQARSNYLGRFNRLTFRQSMATRLCCERGEAFEQWQLRLENPTALYAPRLATAFEAFSFEGRRGASALVEKERLGHLGFGPRDWYGLSAGWVATSNMGFLDQALYENAGTVEAAAHWRTERRIGAVGVRGRIDVAGGVEYRNREQGVVTESRYDAQPYVRLSLDAAFRRPLDARSELGVRIFGGAVASESDPVRQRWFYLAGADPYQQLGNPFTRSREALLTGEVHWHTPGGGNLRGFERDVAATALAALNVELDRSILARPGAALFRDTRLAVFGDLALSDGFFSFSGSGRLAGDAGAGVRFTHRLGETTFVTRFDFPLFVSHPDRAVGGVSGDGRFGFRWTMALSPTF, via the coding sequence ATGTCGCCGACGATATTGTCACTGGCGCTTGTACTCCAGGCGCCAGCCACCCAACCGGACCCGCCGGGCTACTGGCAACAAAGCGTCTCCTACGCCATCGATGCCTCGCTCGACGAGGCGGCCGGAATGCTGCGGGGGTCTCAGCGCGTGGTGTATCGCAACCGATCACCCGATACGCTGAGCACCCTGTCGTTTCATCTCCATCTCAATGCCTTTCGGCCCAACTCGCGCTGGGCCCAGGCTGATCTCGCTGAGCAGCGCCGTCGGTTCAGCGATCTGCGCGATCCGGATTTCGGAATGAACCAGGTTCGCAACGTCCGAATCATGGGTCAGCCGGTTTCGCCGCTGTATCCCTTTGCCCCGGACAGCACGATCGTCCGTTTCGCGCTGCCCTCCTATTTGCCTCCGGGTGATTCGCTGGTGGCCGAACTCGATTGGATCGCTCGACCGTCGACGATGCCCAGACGGCAGGGGCGGCGTGGCCGGGCCTTCGACTTTGCGCAGTGGTACCCTAAGGTCGTGGTCTACGACAAGTATGGATGGCAGGAGCAGCCGCTCCTCCCGGCGGGCGAGTTCTACGGTGAGTTCGGCGACTTCACCGTCGCACTGGATCTTCCCGAGGACCAGGTTGTCGGTGCCACGGGGGTTCCGATGTGCGGCGATCCCGGCTGGGAACGCGCGAATCGGAATCCTGCGCGCGCGGTGGAGTATCAGCGGGATCACTATCCCGATGCGCTGGCTGTGCTCGCGCCGGATGCCTGCGCTTCACGAGCGCCCGGCCGCAAGACGGTCGTCTGGCGCGCTGAGCAGGTCCATCATTTCGCCGTGTCGATGCGTCCCGACTTCCTCTATGAGGGCGGTCGCTATGGGCCGATAGCCGTGCACGTTCTCTATCAGCCGGGAGACGAAGCGACCTGGGGGGGCGGCCTGGTGGTGCAGCGCACCGAGGCCACGATGGCGTGGCTCGATCGGATCTTTGGCGCGTATCCCTGGCCCCAGATGACGAACGTGCACCGCCTCGAGGGTGGCGGCACCGAGTTCCCGATGATGATGGGCAACGGAAACCCGAGCCTCGGCCTGATCCTCCACGAGGCCGGTCACAACTACGTCATGGGTGTTCTCGCCAACAATGAATGGCGGGAAGGATTCCTCGACGAGGGATTTACGAGCTATCAGACGACCCGCTATTTCCTCGAACAGGGCGATTCCGCCCGCTATCACGCCGCCGAGCTCCGAATACTCGGGCTGGATCTCGATGGTCGCTCGCAGCCGGTGAGCTATCCCAGTCATGCTTACCGGGACTTCGCGACCTACAATGCGATGATCTACGCCCGCGGGGAGCTCTTCTTCCACCGGCTGCATGCACTGGTCGGGGCGGAGACCATGGGGCGTATTCTGCGCACCTACTATGCGCGATGGAAGCTCCGCCACGTCGACGAGGCCGCTTTTCGGCAGGTGGCCGAGGAGGTCTCGGGGCGGAATCTGTCGAGCTTCTTTGGGCAGTGGCTGCACGGCAACGTCCGATACGACTACGCGATTCGGAAGGTGCGATCGAACCGGACCACTGACGGGCGTTGGATTACTCGGGTCCAGCTCGAACGGCGGGAGGACGGAGTGCTGCCGGTCGAGGTGTTGGTGCGCACTCCAACCGATCGAGCCCGGGCGCGGGCCGAGGGGTACGCTACCCGGGAGACGGTCACGCTGCTGACCGAAGGACGCCCGGTCGAGGTGGTGCTCGACCCTGATGGCGTGACGCACGACTGGAATATGCTCAACAACCGGCAACGTCGCGGCTTGCTCGGGTGGTATCGGGCACCGAAGTCGGCCTACTCGATCGACCGGCTGGTCTCGACGCCAGTGTATCGGGACCGGCGTGCAACGACGCTGCTGCCGACGGTCTGGTATAACGACGCTGGCGGGGTGACGGCTGGGTTCCAGGCGCGATCCAACTATCTGGGCCGGTTCAATCGGCTCACCTTCCGCCAGAGCATGGCAACCAGGCTGTGCTGTGAGCGTGGCGAGGCCTTCGAACAGTGGCAACTTCGTCTGGAGAACCCGACGGCTCTCTATGCCCCCCGGCTTGCCACGGCGTTCGAAGCGTTCTCGTTCGAAGGGCGGCGGGGCGCCTCGGCCCTGGTCGAAAAGGAACGGCTCGGGCACCTGGGATTCGGCCCGCGAGACTGGTACGGGTTGTCGGCGGGCTGGGTTGCCACCTCCAACATGGGGTTCCTCGACCAGGCCCTGTACGAGAACGCCGGCACGGTCGAGGCCGCCGCCCATTGGCGGACCGAGCGACGGATCGGCGCTGTTGGGGTGCGAGGCAGGATCGACGTGGCTGGTGGCGTCGAGTATCGGAATCGTGAGCAGGGGGTGGTGACCGAGAGCCGATACGACGCCCAGCCGTATGTCCGACTTTCGCTCGATGCGGCGTTTCGGCGCCCGCTCGATGCGCGGAGTGAACTTGGCGTCCGGATATTTGGCGGCGCGGTGGCCAGTGAATCCGATCCGGTCAGGCAGCGTTGGTTCTACCTGGCAGGCGCGGATCCGTATCAGCAGCTGGGCAATCCCTTCACTCGCTCGAGGGAGGCCTTGCTGACGGGCGAGGTGCACTGGCATACCCCGGGCGGCGGTAATCTGCGCGGTTTCGAGCGCGACGTGGCGGCAACTGCCCTTGCCGCGCTCAATGTCGAACTCGACCGGTCGATCCTGGCGCGGCCGGGTGCCGCCCTGTTTCGTGACACGCGCTTGGCAGTCTTCGGCGATCTGGCCCTGAGTGACGGATTCTTTTCCTTCTCGGGGTCGGGGCGCCTGGCCGGCGACGCCGGAGCGGGTGTGCGATTCACGCATCGGCTGGGCGAGACTACTTTCGTGACACGCTTCGACTTCCCCCTGTTCGTCTCCCACCCCGACCGGGCCGTCGGCGGTGTCTCGGGTGATGGACGTTTCGGGTTCCGCTGGACGATGGCCCTGAGTCCCACGTTTTGA
- a CDS encoding S9 family peptidase produces the protein MDRRIALLAFGVLSVGAGSAVGQGRAFAPGDWYRLTNVSSPAVSPDGKWVAFTVTTVRESENKRHSEVWMAATAGGAPMRMTSPSMASSNPRWSPDSKLLLFNSTRPNSRARTWGLRIDGPSGEAFEVDSIPDGSFTRDGRTVFWADTVEWRRDTTQRDPYEKTQPMARPPFGAVTSPVDPVRFDGRHIIDLGYKFNNRGFIPAPRYTPRWNPAQIWTRSLDGGAKRQLTSTVYSHRQVTVSPDGAWIAFVADARLRSDSLAQAEQDSVQRAPYDPKRSETPRNDADIFVVSASGGEPRRLTSASGTEGELTWSPDGTRLAYISALTRTSSRRIWMVEAQGGAPVDLLGTWVYEPNWMQWLPSGEILFGASVGGRDAVFSLDPATRTRRELVSGRRRLPGTSTDAAGRIMAYVSTSITSPTELYLANADGSGERKVTTFNDKLNQEVAWPDAERFTYKGVGGLEIEGWLQKPHGYQPGKKYPLVLYIHGGPHSAYGEQWFDEFHNLTGAGMWVLFTNPRGSSGYGSAFTYSTRGRWGLEDYRDLMQAVDIAVRRPDVDSTRLGVTGGSYGGFMTAWITTRTNRFKAAQADRMISNWWSWWGTSDVPGLTEFEFYGMPWERPLLYDSLSPMRHVNKVRTPTLIVQSEEDHRTPMADAEQWFQALRKLNVPAEFVRYPRSTHDLSRTGEPWLLVDRLGRLRQWFGHWLGDERPASAGGQGSE, from the coding sequence ATGGATCGACGCATTGCGCTGCTCGCGTTCGGCGTTCTCTCGGTCGGAGCAGGATCGGCGGTGGGCCAGGGGCGAGCCTTCGCACCGGGGGACTGGTACCGCCTGACGAACGTTTCGAGCCCGGCGGTGTCGCCGGACGGCAAGTGGGTTGCGTTCACGGTCACCACCGTGCGCGAGTCGGAGAACAAGCGTCATTCCGAGGTCTGGATGGCGGCGACTGCGGGCGGTGCCCCGATGCGGATGACCTCGCCCAGCATGGCGAGTTCGAATCCGCGCTGGTCTCCCGACAGCAAGTTGCTGCTCTTCAACTCGACTCGCCCCAACAGCCGCGCAAGGACTTGGGGACTTCGGATCGATGGTCCCAGTGGCGAGGCCTTCGAGGTCGACAGCATTCCGGACGGCTCGTTTACCCGAGATGGTCGGACAGTCTTCTGGGCTGACACGGTCGAATGGAGGCGGGACACCACCCAGCGGGATCCGTACGAGAAGACTCAGCCGATGGCACGCCCCCCGTTCGGCGCCGTCACGTCACCGGTCGATCCGGTGCGATTCGACGGTCGGCACATCATCGACCTGGGGTACAAGTTCAACAACCGCGGGTTCATTCCGGCGCCTCGGTACACGCCTCGCTGGAACCCGGCGCAGATCTGGACGAGGAGTCTCGACGGCGGGGCCAAGCGACAGCTGACCAGCACCGTCTACTCGCATCGGCAGGTGACTGTTTCGCCGGACGGCGCCTGGATCGCATTCGTGGCTGATGCCCGCCTGCGATCGGATTCGCTGGCTCAAGCGGAGCAGGACTCGGTTCAGCGAGCGCCGTATGATCCCAAACGGAGTGAAACACCGCGCAATGATGCTGACATCTTCGTGGTTTCTGCGTCGGGCGGTGAGCCGCGGCGGCTGACCAGTGCATCTGGAACGGAGGGCGAACTCACCTGGTCGCCCGACGGAACGAGGCTGGCGTACATCTCGGCGCTGACGCGAACGAGTTCGCGCCGGATCTGGATGGTCGAGGCGCAGGGTGGTGCCCCGGTTGATCTGCTCGGGACCTGGGTCTACGAGCCGAACTGGATGCAGTGGCTCCCCAGCGGCGAAATCCTCTTCGGCGCGTCGGTCGGCGGACGTGACGCGGTGTTCTCCCTCGACCCGGCAACCAGGACGCGCCGGGAGCTGGTGTCGGGGCGCCGGCGCTTGCCGGGCACTTCGACCGATGCGGCGGGCCGGATCATGGCGTACGTCAGCACCAGCATCACGTCACCGACCGAGCTGTACCTCGCCAATGCGGACGGCAGTGGCGAGCGGAAGGTGACGACCTTCAACGACAAGCTGAATCAGGAAGTGGCCTGGCCCGACGCGGAACGATTCACCTACAAGGGCGTAGGTGGCCTCGAGATCGAGGGGTGGCTCCAGAAGCCGCATGGGTATCAGCCGGGCAAGAAGTATCCGCTCGTCCTCTACATCCACGGCGGCCCGCACAGCGCGTATGGTGAGCAGTGGTTCGACGAGTTCCACAATCTGACCGGGGCCGGGATGTGGGTGCTCTTTACCAATCCGCGCGGATCGAGCGGCTACGGCTCAGCGTTTACCTACTCCACCCGTGGCCGTTGGGGACTCGAGGATTATCGGGACCTGATGCAGGCCGTTGACATCGCGGTCCGCAGGCCCGACGTCGATTCAACCCGTCTCGGCGTGACCGGCGGGTCGTATGGCGGGTTCATGACGGCGTGGATCACGACGCGGACCAACCGCTTCAAGGCGGCCCAGGCCGACCGAATGATCAGCAACTGGTGGTCGTGGTGGGGCACCTCCGACGTGCCGGGGCTGACCGAGTTCGAGTTCTACGGGATGCCATGGGAGCGCCCGTTGCTCTACGACTCACTTTCACCGATGCGGCATGTCAACAAGGTGCGCACCCCGACTCTCATCGTGCAGTCCGAGGAGGATCATCGGACTCCAATGGCCGATGCGGAACAGTGGTTCCAGGCCTTGCGGAAGCTCAACGTGCCAGCCGAGTTCGTACGCTACCCGCGCTCGACGCACGATCTTTCACGGACCGGAGAACCCTGGCTCCTGGTCGATCGGCTCGGCCGCCTGCGGCAGTGGTTCGGGCACTGGCTCGGCGATGAGCGGCCTGCATCTGCAGGAGGGCAGGGGAGCGAGTAG